The genomic segment CGCGGATTTCCACCATATAGTCTTCGACCTCTCCGTCAAAGGCAATCCCTGTGGGCGCGGTGATAGAGCCTCCTACCGTGGTAAAGCGTACCCGCATGAACGTATAGCTTAGACTGGCATCTGCAGGCACCGTAAACTTGACGCGTGCCAGTGGAACGCCCGTAGACACAAACTGGTCACGCACGACGTACTCACCGGCATCATCCCAGTCTCCATCTCGATTAAAGTCCACCCAGACGTGCAGGTAGCCGCCTACGGAATTAAGGGTGCTGATCTCTACCGGATATCCTGCATAGAAGATGGGTAGTGGTTGCGTCCACAGGGTAGGAGGAGCGCCCTGGGGTAGGAGCACCGGCACATGGAAGAGAATGCCGTCGTCATCGTCGCGAGGATCATCGAAGTCATCCCCATCGGCCACGAGGCTTTCTCGGCCATCGGCCTCCAAGTCAATCCAGCGGCCCAGGCGGACGTTGAAGATACCGGCATGCCGGGCCCCGTCGTTTTTCAGTGTGGTGGGATAGCCGAAAGGAATGGGAAGCTGGGAGGGGCTCGTCTCCGGGGCATCGCCAAAATCAAGCCCGGTCGTAACGTCCACAGAGACAGAATCTACCTCTACAATTTCAAACTCCGAGGTATTCCCCTCGGCGTCTGTCGCCGTAAGGGCCAGCCAATCGCCCTTCAGTACACCCAGATTCGCTGCCTTCCCCAGGGTCACCCGTACATCTGTTCTTGCAGAGGCTTGCGGATAGGTCAACGTTGTAAGAAACCGGCTGGTCGGATCTAAAGCTGCTCCCAGAAGTTTCTCGGCAGTGAAAACCTCGACGCTCAGCGGATATGTTGCATGGTTGGAATCACTATCGACCCGATAAAGCAAGACCAGATCCCCATTCCAATCAATATAGGCAGCCAGATTCTCCGGCGTGTTCTGTAGCTTATTAGCCCCCCTATCTACATCATTATCGTCGTTTATAGGTGGGCCACTATCATACTCCAGATCAATTGCGTTACACCAACCTATGGGTATAAACTGGCAGAATCCATCAAATACCGTCTGGCTAATTCGATTACTTCGTGCTTGCTTGGTCGTATCCGTCTCTACAATAGCAATGCCGGCCTCAGTAAAATCGAAAACAAGGTTCTTCAGAAAATCATTGTGCGAGCTATTTTCAACATATATGCCGGCTTCTGACGTGTTAAACCCATCAATAGCATTGTTCTCAAAACGATTGGAATCTGCCTGCGCAACCACCTCCACGGCATTGACTCCGGGAAGTGCCGACATCAGATTGTTCCCCTCTTTCGCATAATACGCTCCCCCAACGGTTGCCTTCTGCGTACCTTCCAGCTTCAAGGCGCCCAGCTTGTTGCTGATGCGCTGCTGCCAGGTCAGGTTTATAGGTGTTGGCGGGCCAATAATTACTCCTCCACCTCCTCGCCAGTTGTTGTTGGCCGGCTTCAACTCTCCAATCCCATTAGCCTGGATGGTGACCTTTCTAAAGTTTTTCAAATACACGCCCCATCCTCCGTTGGAGACAATCTCGTTACCCTTAATGACGACCTCGGAGACCTGAGCCTCTCCCCGGATTCCATCTCCCCCGTTAGTCCCGATGATATTCCGACGTATTTCGGATTGATCTCCGGAGTTTATTTGAATACCATGATCGCCGTTGCTCAGCGGATCCAATCGCTTGGCCAGCAGATCTACGGTACGAGCTACCCCGATCAGGTTCGTGTCGATGACCGTGGCCCGACTTTCGGCGTTGAGCTGTCCCGAAATCCAGATGCCGCGTCCCAGATTGCCCGAGATGATGTTTTCCATAATCCAGTTTGCCGCGCCGGCCAGCGAGATGCACAGGCCTTCGCTGTTGGGAAGCGGCTGCACGCCGCGGGTATCCGTGCCAATGTAGTTCTTCTGGACGCCATTTCCGGCCGCGCCGTTGGAAATATCGACCCCGGCCCCGGCACAGCTTGTGGATGAGAAATCCGGGTCCAGATTCCCCGAGATCAGGTTGTTGACAATGATATTTTCGACGGTGCCATTGCCTGAAAGAGATACGCCGTACCTTGAGTTATACAGCGATTGCGTTCCGGAGGCGTCGGTGCCGATCAGATTGTGCTCGACCACGTTGTTGGTCGAGCTGTTTTCGATGCGAACGCCGCCTCCGCGGTTAGCGATGCCGTTTCCGGAGATGAGATTGCGATCGGCAGCGTTGGGGCCGCCTATGTAATTGCCCGAGCTTGCGGTAATGCGGATGCCATCACCATGGTTGGGGGCGCGCGTCTGACCTGTCGGGTTGGTTCCAATGTAGTTGCCCACAATGCGATGGCCGCCGCCACCATCAATGAGAATGCCCTCACCGCGGAACCTGTTAATCACCAGTCCTCGAATAACGCTTCCCTGATGGTTCTTCAATACCAGGCCCGGACTGGCATTGGTACCGTCCAGTTCAATTTTGATCGCTGCGTTCAGGCTTTCTTTGGAGGTGTCGCTGGCTGCGATCGTGTTAGGTTGGGCTCCTGGTTGCGTGTAGCCATCGATTGTCACCTGCTCGGTGATTTCCGGAAGCTGCGAACCCGGAC from the Rhodothermus sp. genome contains:
- a CDS encoding GEVED domain-containing protein — protein: MNARLLKRAPSSIKVENDGGILEITGTLEIDGQFVNDGTVEIDIMGQAPDSIDQLVVKEAILDDTLKVSFPTSFRPQLGDTFEVLIASDGIQGRFQVHEGLDLGGGLVLVPVYSANSLVLVLPLPRDVVNSTGDRSDQNPGDGECNTGGVIYRNGNPEAECTLRAAIEEANASSGPDFIAFDIPTSDPGYANGVWTIRPGSQLPEITEQVTIDGYTQPGAQPNTIAASDTSKESLNAAIKIELDGTNASPGLVLKNHQGSVIRGLVINRFRGEGILIDGGGGHRIVGNYIGTNPTGQTRAPNHGDGIRITASSGNYIGGPNAADRNLISGNGIANRGGGVRIENSSTNNVVEHNLIGTDASGTQSLYNSRYGVSLSGNGTVENIIVNNLISGNLDPDFSSTSCAGAGVDISNGAAGNGVQKNYIGTDTRGVQPLPNSEGLCISLAGAANWIMENIISGNLGRGIWISGQLNAESRATVIDTNLIGVARTVDLLAKRLDPLSNGDHGIQINSGDQSEIRRNIIGTNGGDGIRGEAQVSEVVIKGNEIVSNGGWGVYLKNFRKVTIQANGIGELKPANNNWRGGGGVIIGPPTPINLTWQQRISNKLGALKLEGTQKATVGGAYYAKEGNNLMSALPGVNAVEVVAQADSNRFENNAIDGFNTSEAGIYVENSSHNDFLKNLVFDFTEAGIAIVETDTTKQARSNRISQTVFDGFCQFIPIGWCNAIDLEYDSGPPINDDNDVDRGANKLQNTPENLAAYIDWNGDLVLLYRVDSDSNHATYPLSVEVFTAEKLLGAALDPTSRFLTTLTYPQASARTDVRVTLGKAANLGVLKGDWLALTATDAEGNTSEFEIVEVDSVSVDVTTGLDFGDAPETSPSQLPIPFGYPTTLKNDGARHAGIFNVRLGRWIDLEADGRESLVADGDDFDDPRDDDDGILFHVPVLLPQGAPPTLWTQPLPIFYAGYPVEISTLNSVGGYLHVWVDFNRDGDWDDAGEYVVRDQFVSTGVPLARVKFTVPADASLSYTFMRVRFTTVGGSITAPTGIAFDGEVEDYMVEIRAVPQQPFIDFGDAPDSAAASGYPTLLANQRYPAAGHIIGNLWLGDLIDPEWDGQPDSLAQGDGNDEDGVQLPGSVTPGQWATVTVTVSGSQGYLNAWVDFNQDHDWADSLEHVIVDTLLSSGTHQLQFHVPDSAALGRTYARFRISSEDSLSFWGIAGDGEVEDYVLEIARATATQPVQRPQSFRLEPPYPNPATRQITIAYALAEPSSVRLVIYNVLGQTLWVFRDRQQRAGVHRVVVPVHELPSGLYLVRLEAGRLRAQRTFVVLR